caatgttaactaaataacgtgataattctacctttttctccaagcactgccgaacggtagatcgttgcacggtcattcgacctattcttttgattgctacattcaacccactttgcatagtaacctcaaaacttttgtcatcaaaaacaataaagggcatatgcttcatagccgcccatctagtcattgtatcatcaaaattctttttatcatatttaaatagaggcgcacctgacgaacccgagccggcgggttggaagtttagttggctttgggtagaggcagtgccgcattctaccggatgctttgccactaaatggcgacggagggtgccatatccaccaccggcggaccatttgtacactttatcgcaatagttgcagtaaacatgaaagtccgaagtctcttcttgagagttcggatcgtgaggacttggaatcaccaccgggaccttcttgtagtgtttgataaaaatgtccgatttcaaagcttttgccgtgttagtgggtgcagggggaggcatctcctcatttccgccggtgctagaaggaatacgagaatgcgatctatcctcgttgttgtccgagtccgacgatatagtaacgtcgaactcctcatcttgttgggaacgtcctcccctacccccaccttgttgcatttcagcaagtagcatggcggtcctatgatcttcttccatctacaaatattatgtacgtagaagttaaaagtatgaacgcaaaaaaaaaattaatgaaattttgtgcatgtgaattggaaaacaaatttttcattacttacttgcatgcgttcggctgccaatcgggaaacctcttccataacatctcgacgactaggtcgtcgagattttgagggacgcgtagtgctttgatcttgggctattcccttgccccgatcaccacgtcccgatccaccacgagaagaagacatattgaatatattgataaatgaaaagtaatattgacttggaatgaaatatgtataaagtataaaagaagtggtaaattatgagcacaacaaatatagtagtgagcagaaagtgtagaattaaacttgcgcaattagagagaatgaggagagaatagagaaatggagattgagaatgaaatccttgttaacacaagaatggggtaaggaaatatgaaggagaagtggggtatttataggagtaaaattggaagaaataaaaaaaaaattcaaatttcaaattttcggccgaaccgccggtttaccgcctgaaccggagGTTCAaccacaaaaccggcggtttttccacaaaaccggcgggttggtccacggttttccgacacaaaccgccggtttctgacctcacctagcccctacgcctgaaaagcttccggaaccggcggaaaccggtcggaaccgccggttcaaaccggcggttttcgcccAAAATCGGCGAACCGTCGGTTCATACCAATCCCTActttgaacccctacgaaccctatgccgttcgaccctttgaaccggcggttcgaaccgccgaaccgccggttcacggttcaagatattgccgaacctgaaccggcccttatgACCCTGcgacccttctgccggttcaacccgacggttccgggcccggttccggttcatgaaccggcggttccaaaccgccgggccgggtcggtttgtgcatgcctaggtaCACCTGtgttttaaaacaaaaaaaaaatattcaaatttaacaTAGCCACTTCACCTTTACCTCACACTTCATGCTGATTTTAAACAACTTTTTCTATTTCTGTTCAAGCTAATAAAAAACCTTTCCAACCATTGCATCTTTTTTAGCCAATTCcaattaaagaaaacaaacgaACAGTAACACACCATGCCCATATGCACTTTCCTTGTAAATGAAACTAAAGTAAAAGTGCCAATTTTTtaaagataaaaaataattttatccaattagaataaaacaaaggaaaagaaaagcataaattaaaaacatgaAAAGAATCTTTCTTTTTTCCtcccctttttctttttctcattaAAAGTGATCCAATCAATTTACACCAAAGTTACAACTCACCATCCCTAAACTAGAAGCCACTCAAATTACAAGGATCAAGAtgcaaataaagaaaataaataacacTACAACAACAAATTAGCCTAAAAGCCCCTAGATTACcacttttcattcaattaaGCCCCTACAGAAGCAGTCGCCGCCGGCTTAACCTTCGGTGGCCTTCCACGTCCACGTGGCGCTCCCTCGGCGGCCGGAGCCGAATCCACATCAGCATCAGCTGGCTTGGCCTTCGGTGGCCGGCCACGTTTTTTCCCGGAGAGAGAAGGAGCCGCTGTGTTAGGGCTCTTTGGCTTCGGCGGTGGCGGCGGAGCATTGGGGTCGTGAGATTTGGGAGGGCGGCCGCGGGGGCGGGGAGAGAGCACGGGAGCTCCGGGAGGAAGCGGCGTCTTCGGCTTGGGAGGCCGGCCGCGGCCGCGGCGCGGCTGCGCGTTGGGATCGGGGACGAGGTAGTTGTTCTTGAGGAACAGCAGCTGGCCGGACGACTTCATCTTGTTGAGGTGGTGGTTGAGGAGCGCCGAGTGCGCCGGCGGGATCGGGCCGTAGGTCGCCTCGATATCCTTCGCGATGTGCTTCGAGATCGCCGATTTATTCGAGCCGTTTTCCTCGTTCAACGCTTGAATTGCCGCCAAAATCATCTATACGAAAAAATAAATCGAGAATTTTTTCCACGAAATTCAGCGATTAATCTACGAGTTTCAGATGCATAATTATGAAATTCAGTGACGAATAGATGAGTTTCAGATGCACATGAAAACCAGAGACGAATCCACGAGTTTCAGAGCACAAAATCACGAAATTAACGAGTCGACGAGTTTCAGATGCGAAATCACGAAATTCGGTGACGAATCTACGAGTTATAAATGCAAAATCACGAAATCCAGTGAGAAATCTATTAATTTATCGGATACAAATTAACTGATAACAACATGCAATTCACAGCTGACGATAAGTAACAAAGTTGAAAAGAGCTGCATTCTACCTCAGGATAAGGAGGCAACGGAGTCGGAGCTGGCGCCATTTGAGCTTGATTGTGAAGATCGCTGCCTTGTAATTCTTCGCTCGCCATGGCCACGAACAATCTCGATCGATCTTCAAAACTTCAAGCAGAATTGGAGTAAATTTAGTGATTTTACCCTAAGGTAAAAGGGgctatgaagaagaagcagcAAATTCAATGGATAATTTTGGGTGAGAACGAAGGTTATAAATGGTTTAAGATCATTAAAGCTAGATCGGAAATGGGAAAAAGGAAATGctgcaaataaataaataataaatgttTTAATATTTGAGTAAAAGCTTATCGAGTGATCTACGGTTGGGGGTTGTCTAATCGGTTCTGATCCAACGGATGGATTTCTTTTTCTGTGTGATACAAGGATCAGTGACATGGCTGTGCTATTTCCTTATCTTTTTTTATGCTCCGCCGtcggaaaaataaaattacaaatataccCTCCGGAGCTCAGCTGTTTATCGCTttcagcttgaacattggagtgTGTGGCAGAGTTGTCATGTAACCTGCGTGTTGTGTGTTCATTggttatttaaatatttcatatttttttgtgtTCATTGGTtatttaaatactccctccgtcccgagctactcgctcatttccttttcggcacggagattaaggaatgagtgtataggaaagtcaaaaatgacggctgtaggtgaaaatttttactaaaaatagaaagagtgcaagtaacttgggacgcccaaaaaggaaatacgtgcgagtagtgcgggacggagggagtatttcataatttttttggtAAACTTACTAATTTCTTGCTCCACCCACCATTTAAGGTGTCATTTTGACTCgacacagattttaaaaaattgtttaactttgtgAAAACAAGTAACGGCAGAAATTGAGTGATATGTAAGACTCATTtcaaatattagttttataagaCTCATTTAAAACAGGTTTAGGGTTTAAAATatgagtgtaaaaagttggtgAGATGTGTGATCGCATtctaaaagtggaataaagtaaatggttctataaatcgtggacaaactaaaatgacaaaatggttctttaaatcgtggacggagggagtatgtacttccttcgtcccaataaatatgaaagtAATGGGTTTCTGGCACAAAATTTTATGTAACATTATTttatgagttaatgaagagaaagtaaaacAAAGATCGTATTCTTTCCAATTtaagaaatgtttcattttaaattggataatccaaaaaaaggaaaatgtttcatttctaattggatagagggagtatttgattaatcatgcacaacatttatgaaataaaatttttagtaaaaaagtttcataaatttcaaatttaatccTAATTTTTAGTACTATTTTATCCTGTATATCCCTTGAGCTTGAGAGGTATATTTGtcaatttagtttgatttgaggataaacttgtgattttttttaatgtttatgtaGTACTTTTTTGTGATTATTTAAGGACCAAAAATCTTTTTGGCATTATTAAATCTTTGTATATTATCTCAAAACAATTTATTTAAATCTCAGTAgtgttatttaaaaataaattatttaaatcttagtagtattatttaaattattgtattaCAATCGGGAAATTAATATGCAtttgtactactattatttagaGAATATACAAAAATTTAATAGTACCATAAAGATttcattaaactaaaaactgaatcCTTTAAAACTAAATCATTcaacattttttaaataatagtactacaaaTACAAGCTCCCCCTCCAAAAAAATATACAAGTTTTATCATTTTAGcgtgtccaccaaaattagactaatGAAATAcggaattgaatttgaaggaaTATTAATATGAAGTGTGTGTGCAGTGTTTGTGTGGGTGCAATATATGCACAATGCgtgcaatgtgtgtagtgtgtttttGTATGCAGTGCCAAATTTAATACTAACTATTTATAATTCGATTGATCTACTTTTGATATAGAATTTAAATTGTGGAATTGGGAGgtacttcaattccaaatcaaaatattttgtgGTACGATGTActattggatttggaattgaaagcTCCAATTATAATTCGGCAAGGCCAATTCCACTTCCAACATCAGCATGGCCCCCGTCCATGTCTCATGTTCCCGTGGCTATGCCGTCAGCATCACTGCCCGTCACACGCCAGGAACTGTTGACGCCTACTTCGTCCGGCCTGCATGCATCCTCTATTGCCACTATTTATGCGTGTGCAAACAAGCCCACCGCTACATCCCAGCAACTCAAAACATGGAAAAGCAACACAAAAGCCAAAAAGAAAAACCATGGTgaattgtagtagtagtagtagtattataaataatgaGATATCAATATCTGAGGCATATACTACTGAGTCCATTTCCAGCCATCATTTACCAAATCCACGATTTCCAATTACACAAACGCCACTTAAATCTTCCGTGGCTAACTGCATTACAGATTCTATGAGAAATAAGTTACATTTTCGTCTTAAATATTCTCAGTTGATTTCACGCCGAATGATGAACTCGAGACATTGTACACTTGCACTCATGGATGGATGAGAATCAGCTTCACCTTGAAGGCACAGATGAG
This genomic interval from Salvia splendens isolate huo1 chromosome 13, SspV2, whole genome shotgun sequence contains the following:
- the LOC121760174 gene encoding HMG-Y-related protein A-like, translated to MASEELQGSDLHNQAQMAPAPTPLPPYPEMILAAIQALNEENGSNKSAISKHIAKDIEATYGPIPPAHSALLNHHLNKMKSSGQLLFLKNNYLVPDPNAQPRRGRGRPPKPKTPLPPGAPVLSPRPRGRPPKSHDPNAPPPPPKPKSPNTAAPSLSGKKRGRPPKAKPADADVDSAPAAEGAPRGRGRPPKVKPAATASVGA